AAGTCGATAAGTTCGTAGCGTTTCACACCGAAGACAAACTCGCAGACCCAACCGAAGTAGCCCGCAAGATTTTAGCCTCGTTATAAGTGCACTAGCTTCTGCGTTATAAGCACTACGAATCATCCCTACCACGGCTAAGAGCCGGTTTAACTCAAAGAAGATATAAAAAAGCCCCCAGATATCGTCTGGGGGCTTTTTTGTGACTAGACTTTCAAGCAGCACTACTGAATAGTTACGATGCCCGAGAAAGGAGCATTCAGAAAAGTGGGATTATACTCGATGCGTGTGCCATCTTTCAACAGCAAGGCATACGTGAAGCGGAAGCCTTCTCCAGTCCGCAACGACGCTCGGGTGAGGGCAGTGCGAGCACCTGCTTGTGTAGCGCCCGTAGCCCGCGTCAAGCCTTGAATTACCTCGTCAATTGTCAGTTCAATCGTGCCCGAAGTAGGCGGAACTGTACGAAGCAATACCGTAGGACCACCCACGCCTAGTGCGGGAGCCGTAGTGCCAGCGGGTACGTTGAACCCCACAAACTGGCGGTATACTTGAATGGCTTCCACCTCATTCGCATTGCCGCCTTGTACCTGTATATCGAAACGAGCGGCGGCATTGCCCGTGCCTTGTACCTCTGTGAGCTTAAAGGCATTCCCAGCCGTTACGTTGGTATAGATCTGCGGATATTCCTTGGTTTTCGGGAAAGGTAAGTCTGGATCATCCTCGCAGCCCGACGCGCCTAGCGCCGAAATGACTACCAGCAAAGCAAAAAGAACCTTTTTCATTGTCTTAGTGAAAAGTGGTGATGCTACTACTTTATATAAAAGCAGGAGCTTATCTATCCCAGAAAACTTTGTCTGTGGTTACGTTTGGCTGCGCAGGAGCATTCTGGTTCGTGAGCAGGTCGTTATTACGATACGTGAGCCGAACCGGAAAAGCCCCCGTCTGCACAGTGCCTGGGTACGCAGGCAGGTCTGAATACGGAATGCGTGGGTAGCCCGTACGCCGGTAATCGGTGTACACATCAGTGCCCGTGCCATAGTTGGCAATGTACTTCTCCGTCATGATGACGTTGAGCTTAGCCTCATCCCCAACCGCCGCATCGTACCGAGCCAGCGCCGCCGTAACGTAAGCAGTGATGGTAGCCGCCGGAATTTGAGGTACAGTATAGGACTGCGCCGCATCCTGGGGGTTGGTCGTCGTGATGATAGAGTTGATTTTGTTAAATGAAGCCGTTACCGCGTCGCTAAAGGCCGTTCGGGCAGCAGCTTGGTTACCCAACACCATCAACTGCAACTCTGCCTCGATGAACTTACGCGCGAAGAAGGTGATAAAGCGCTGCGGTACGTTGCCTCTGGCTGAGGCACCCGTAGCACCAGCGGCCAAACCGGCTCCGTTGTCATAGCGGCCACCTATGGGGTACAAGCCCTGCAGTGTGCGCACGTTTGCATTGTTGGTGTTGGCCTGTGGGCCATTACTGCCAAACTGTACCGTAATGAAGCGACCTTCCTGGTAATCCGCAATGGCGGAGGGAGTGTTCAGCGTATACTGATTGAAGAAGTAGTAAGGAATCCGCGGATCTGGCGTAGCTCCTCCGGTAGTTCTCATCAGATCATAAAAGAACCGATTAACCCCATTCTCCCGGCCACTGCCCGCATAATCGCCTTGGAAGCCAGGATGGCGGTTTTCGGGGCCACTACCTGTACTAAAGCGAAACTCAAAATCGTCGGCGGCGGTAATCAGGTTCTGTGCCAGCAAAGGCGTAACCTGCGCTCGAACGTCCTGCACAAGACGCACTTGGTTGTAGAGCTTCAGCTTCAGCGTATTGCCCAGCCGAATCCACTTGTCGCGATTACCTCCGTAAATCAGATCGTCGCCGCCCAAGGGCCGACTAGCATCGGTCCGCTGCAGATTGGCGATGCCCTCGTCGATTAGACGGAACAGGTCGGCATAGATTTCCGCGTCGTCGTCGAAGCGGGGGGCATTAAAATTGGTCGCTGATGTTTGGGAGCCACGTAGCGCTTCAGAGTAGGGAATATCACCCCACATATCCACCATTTGGCTAACTACATGGGCCTTTTGAATCTGCGCTACGCCCACGTGCGTCCAAGCATTGGTAGCGGTACCCTTTTCAATTATAGCCTCATTATTAGACAGCGTGCTGATGTACAAGCCCTGCCAAGAGTTATTGAAGGTCTCGCCCGTAAGGCCATAGGTACCAACCCGACCATTAATAATCTGCTGCATAAGAGCGGAAGTATACTGACTTAGGCCTAGTACATTATGACCCAGGTAAATACCCATCGACGTCTGAGTTGTCGTCATGAGCAGGTCGATGTTGACATCTACCGGGTTGATGGGATCAGTGTTGACATCCAAAAACTTTTCGCATCCAGCCCCACCTGCCAGCACCCCAAGCAACGCCAGGGTGACAGGGATTTTAGATATTTTCATGAGAAGTAAGTTCTAAGTTGAACAGGAGGAAAAAGGCCTAGAACGTCACGCGCAAGTTGACCCCATAGCGCCGCGAAGACGGAGCATTTGTGAAGTCAAAACCCTGCGCGTTGCCAGCACCATACGAGCTGGTTTCTGGGTCAAAATTCATGTACTTAGGCAGGTTAGGTGTGATATAAAACAGGTTACGCCCCGACAAGCTGAGATTGGCCGCCCGTAATAGCTTCGTTTTTTCGAGCAGCTTGCTAGGCAAGTCGTACCCAAGCGTTATCTCGCGTAAGCGAATAGTAGTGGCATCGAAAACGACAAACTCGGATGCTGCACCACTAGCGAAAGAGCCCGCACCGAAATACAAATCGTTATAGGAAATAGCGGTCGTGTTTGGAGTAGCACTGCCATCGCTATTCAGAATAGGCTGGAAGGTGTTTGGGTTGCCGTACACACCATCAATCACTACCGTCTTCTCGCGGTCTTCGGTGTCTTTGGTTACCCCTCGCAAGAAATAGCTTTGGATTGTTTGAGACCAAATGTCCCCACCTTGGCGGTAATCAATAACCCCTTGCAACGACAACCCTTTGTAGGTAAAGGTGTTGGTAAAGCCCAAGGTGAAGTCGGGGTTTGGATTGCCGATAACATCCACGGTGGGCGAAATAATCATTCGGCCCGTAGCCTGGTTGATGAGCACCTTGCCCGACTGCGGGTCGCGGGCGGCCACTGAACCAACAAGCAGACCATAGGGCTGGCCAGGACGATGGATCGATTGGGGATCGGAGAAAAAGGCCCCCGTAACCCCATTCAACTGCTGCTGTACGCCCTCGGCCAGTTCCTCTACAATGTTGCGGTTACGGGTAAAAGCGGTGAACGTATTCCAGCGGAATCCGCCAGCATCAATGGGCACTACGGTCAGCGCAAACTCAACGCCTTTGTTGGATACTTCCCCGGCATTCGTAAGGAAAGAGGTGAAGCCCGTGGCAAAGGGTAGCGTTAGGTTAATGATCTGATCGGTTGTACGACGGTCGTAGTAGGTGCCACTCAGCACGATGCGGTCTGAGAAGAAGTTCAGGTCAGTGCCAAACTCCACCTCCTTGGTAAATTCGGGTGTCAACTCAGGGTTGCTCACTCGTCCGCCCCGCGCTGCACCAGCCACTCCATTGAAGGGGAAGGTGATAGAGGCGGCGTTATTACCAAAGGTTGGGTTTACCGTGAATACATTGTTGAGGGCGTTAATGGGCGCGTCGTTACCTGCTTTGGCCCAACTAGCCCGCACCTTACCCATGTTCAGTATGTTCGACTGGATACCAAAGGCTTCAGTGAAGATCAAGGAGCCGCTGAAGCTCGGGTAGAAGAATGTATTGCTGCCAGGCGAGAGTGTCGATGACCAGTCATTCCGACCTGTCACGTTCAGGTACACAAAGTCTTTATACCCCAGGGTAACGTCTCCTAAGACGCCAAATAAGCGACGTCTTTGTTGAATCGTGCCGTTTTGGGATACGTTACGAGCATTCGTAATATCATCGATATCAAACAGAATGTAATTGGTACCAAGTACGGAAGAGTTGTTGTAAACGCGCTGGTTCACATTGTAGCCGGCAATAGCGCGTAAGCTGATATCTTCCGTTAGGTTGTCATTGAACGTCAGCAACGCCGTGCCCTCGAGCTCAGTGTTAGTGATGTAATCCTGAATGATCTGGCCCGTACCGTTGGCTCCCGTTGAGCCAGGACGAATTACGGAGCGACGCTTATCATTATAGGTGTTCACGCCCCCAGTGAAGCTGAAGCTCAACCAATCAGTGAAGTCATAGCCCAGATTTAAGTTGCCCAGAACTCGGTCAACGCGCGAATTATATGTGTTATAACGTACTGACCAATAAGGGTTGTCTGCCCCGGTTTGTCCTGTTAGCCAGCCTAGCTCGGAGCCACGGGTGATGGGGTTTTCAGACGGTAGCCCTGAGAGGTCAAGGTTGCGGGGCAGGAATAGCAAACGGTTAAGGAAAGAAGCATTACCG
The window above is part of the Hymenobacter radiodurans genome. Proteins encoded here:
- a CDS encoding SusD/RagB family nutrient-binding outer membrane lipoprotein, translated to MKISKIPVTLALLGVLAGGAGCEKFLDVNTDPINPVDVNIDLLMTTTQTSMGIYLGHNVLGLSQYTSALMQQIINGRVGTYGLTGETFNNSWQGLYISTLSNNEAIIEKGTATNAWTHVGVAQIQKAHVVSQMVDMWGDIPYSEALRGSQTSATNFNAPRFDDDAEIYADLFRLIDEGIANLQRTDASRPLGGDDLIYGGNRDKWIRLGNTLKLKLYNQVRLVQDVRAQVTPLLAQNLITAADDFEFRFSTGSGPENRHPGFQGDYAGSGRENGVNRFFYDLMRTTGGATPDPRIPYYFFNQYTLNTPSAIADYQEGRFITVQFGSNGPQANTNNANVRTLQGLYPIGGRYDNGAGLAAGATGASARGNVPQRFITFFARKFIEAELQLMVLGNQAAARTAFSDAVTASFNKINSIITTTNPQDAAQSYTVPQIPAATITAYVTAALARYDAAVGDEAKLNVIMTEKYIANYGTGTDVYTDYRRTGYPRIPYSDLPAYPGTVQTGAFPVRLTYRNNDLLTNQNAPAQPNVTTDKVFWDR
- a CDS encoding SusC/RagA family TonB-linked outer membrane protein, giving the protein MKKTLLMSLLLMFGLLQQVWAQDRSISGRVTDRQSGDGLPGVTVLLQGTTNGVSTNADGSYSLTVPASGGMLTFSSIGYVTVNQPIGTENQINVALATDTKQLSEVVVTALGIQRESRALGYAVSEVKSEQVVQKSEPDVLRTLQGKVPGVNIGGSSGAPGASTRITIRGNSSLLNENQPLFVIDGIPFDNRSDQSVASLGNSAPYSNRAVDIDPNNIESINVLKGIAATALYGSRAANGAVVITTKTGSRNRGDKGLQVTYNASFSADQISGLPEFQNKYGSGGNGVYSQANGSWGPAFGSIQAPVDVPHPFDVPRLNQAFPEFVGARYPYQTFDDNVKDFFKTGTLFENSVTVAGTGENAKFSAVLSRSDQDGMIPESSFDRTSISTGGSGQFNKFTIGANVTYVNSEQDGPTLGAANAVGNASFLNRLLFLPRNLDLSGLPSENPITRGSELGWLTGQTGADNPYWSVRYNTYNSRVDRVLGNLNLGYDFTDWLSFSFTGGVNTYNDKRRSVIRPGSTGANGTGQIIQDYITNTELEGTALLTFNDNLTEDISLRAIAGYNVNQRVYNNSSVLGTNYILFDIDDITNARNVSQNGTIQQRRRLFGVLGDVTLGYKDFVYLNVTGRNDWSSTLSPGSNTFFYPSFSGSLIFTEAFGIQSNILNMGKVRASWAKAGNDAPINALNNVFTVNPTFGNNAASITFPFNGVAGAARGGRVSNPELTPEFTKEVEFGTDLNFFSDRIVLSGTYYDRRTTDQIINLTLPFATGFTSFLTNAGEVSNKGVEFALTVVPIDAGGFRWNTFTAFTRNRNIVEELAEGVQQQLNGVTGAFFSDPQSIHRPGQPYGLLVGSVAARDPQSGKVLINQATGRMIISPTVDVIGNPNPDFTLGFTNTFTYKGLSLQGVIDYRQGGDIWSQTIQSYFLRGVTKDTEDREKTVVIDGVYGNPNTFQPILNSDGSATPNTTAISYNDLYFGAGSFASGAASEFVVFDATTIRLREITLGYDLPSKLLEKTKLLRAANLSLSGRNLFYITPNLPKYMNFDPETSSYGAGNAQGFDFTNAPSSRRYGVNLRVTF